From a region of the Triticum aestivum cultivar Chinese Spring chromosome 7D, IWGSC CS RefSeq v2.1, whole genome shotgun sequence genome:
- the LOC123171593 gene encoding disease resistance protein RGA4-like — MEAAAATAFACRIAPKLLAFLATNHKLRQNLEHDITYIRNEFALISAAIQQDDDHRWRSRPSRDHMQRAWVKIIRDLAHAVEDCIDRFMHRVTISGTSTWLRQAVHRVQTVTVRKEFAKAIREIKKISQESSKLRETYYSASIAAGTSSCSAASSSVASETTTQMAIDDTLSAGRSVGMDAPQDELLELIQQQQQQLKVISIVGFHGIGKTLLARRVYHRMENQYEARAWVSAAKQGVPTNVLKQILQQLGIPTNGGGNFNKLCAVLRLYLGSKRFFIVIDDMQTEFWHDIKDIFVGLSGRVLVTTAIQSVANACSSSAAHDHVYAMKTLADEHSRLLFFKEAFQDDNPPVNKEDQLGSEALKKCDGLPLALVTTARYLQSTGNPTRENWATLCHNLGVHLETKEMLARMKCALVHSYTSLVKHDVKTCLLYLGIYHTGRTVRRGNLIRKWCAEGFIQGDYMCNALDAAVANFRELVNRSIIQRTDASSKNIKDQVKTYRTHGMMLEFILHMSKCDNFITLLYDQLAPPPPPSKVRWLSLHDASARVANDLSLVRSLTVFGKAHESVLYFSKYELLRVLDLEECGNHLEDKHLREICNNLLLLRYLSLGAALTVTVLPKEIKKLQLLETLDVRRTRIEILPTQVMELPCLIHLFGKFKLQQGVGGRKMLKLQTWCSENSKLETVAGFVVDNNKSQGFAQLMEHMKHLTKVKIWCQQSTNNSMDPISSGSSSSSKYTHLSEAIKGFIKRSTDKKAHSLSLSFNDRWCQDLLVNLSLEKEQASSCYLSSLKVQGGNICSLPPFVTMLGGLTSLCLSSPHHQLSGDILAALSRVRCLAYLRLIASQLGKLVIVRGALGSLRRLCIVVEVMTELEVQEGALPLLESLQLLCKDLNGFCSIMIQSLGRIKEVTLHDGVNDETRQKWKEAAKNHPRRPKLLFVKTAEDVDMGSEPADNSESPTVPTNDTTLPVTAPHDAISTGQSVQVDGDDLQQDDDEKEDTDKIDMLVDFVSKTCLGTMMNKESFEQGMEGMVVGENRRKRARTVGEGNSMDKVFDRVKRKNPEDIPVGL, encoded by the exons ATGGAGGCTGCGGCAGCCACTGCTTTTGCCTGTAGGATTGCGCCAAAGCTGTTGGCATTCTTAGCTACAAATCACAAGCTTCGGCAGAACCTGGAGCACGACATCACCTACATCAGAAATGAGTTTGCGTTGATCTCTGCCGCCATTCAGCAAGATGACGACCACCGCTGGAGGAGCCGACCCAGCAGAGACCACATGCAGAGGGCCTGGGTCAAAATCATACGTGACCTGGCGCATGCCGTCGAGGACTGCATCGACCGCTTCATGCACCGGGTGACCATCTCCGGGacatcgacatggcttcgccaagctGTTCACCGGGTGCAGACGGTGACAGTCCGTAAGGAGTTTGCCAAGGCAATCCGTGAGATCAAGAAGATATCACAGGAGTCATCCAAGCTGAGAGAAACTTATTACAGCGCCAGCATAGCTGCTGGCACCTCCTCTTGTTCAGCAGCGTCGTCGTCAGTGGCAAGTGAGACGACGACACAGATGGCGATAGATGACACTCTCTCAGCTGGCAGATCTGTTGGCATGGATGCGCCCCAGGATGAGCTTCTTGAGCTgatccagcagcagcaacagcagctcaaGGTGATCTCCATTGTTGGTTTCCATGGCATAGGCAAGACTCTCCTTGCCAGGCGTGTGTACCACAGAATGGAGAACCAATACGAAGCTCGGGCTTGGGTCTCTGCAGCAAAGCAAGGGGTCCCAACAAATGTTCTCAAGCAGATACTCCAGCAACTTGGTATCCCCACCAATGGTGGAGGCAACTTCAACAAGCTCTGTGCAGTCCTCAGACTATACCTTGGAAGCAagag GTTCTTCATCGTCATCGATGACATGCAGACGGAATTTTGGCATGATATAAAAGATATCTTTGTGGGGCTGAGCGGTAGAGTTCTGGTGACGACGGCCATTCAGTCAGTAGCAAATGCCTGCAGCAGCTCAGCAGCTCATGATCATGTGTATGCAATGAAAACTCTTGCTGATGAACATTCAAGACTACTGTTTTTCAAGGAAGCTTTCCAAGACGACAATCCGCCAGTCAATAAGGAGGATCAGCTTGGCTCAGAAGCACTGAAGAAGTGTGATGGCTTACCCCTTGCTCTTGTCACCACAGCTCGGTACTTGCAAAGCACAGGTAATCCGACACGTGAAAACTGGGCAACATTATGCCACAACCTTGGAGTACATCTGGAAACAAAAGAGATGTTGGCAAGAATGAAGTGTGCGCTTGTCCATAGCTACACCAGCCTTGTTAAACATGATGTCAAGACATGCTTGCTCTACCTAGGTATCTACCATACTGGTCGTACTGTCAGGAGAGGAAACTTAATAAGGAAATGGTGCGCCGAAGGGTTTATCCAAGGAGATTATATGTGTAATGCTCTGGATGCCGCTGTCGCCAATTTCAGAGAGCTGGTCAACCGGAGTATCATCCAGCGTACAGATGCCAGCAGCAAAAACATCAAAGATCAGGTGAAGACATACCGTACTCACGGCATGATGCTGGAGTTCATCCTGCACATGTCCAAGTGTGACAACTTCATTACCTTGTTATATGATCAGCTggctcccccacccccacccagtAAAGTCCGTTGGCTCTCCCTCCATGACGCAAGTGCCAGAGTAGCCAATGATCTATCTCTTGTCCGGTCTCTGACAGTCTTCGGCAAGGCACATGAATCCGTCTTGTATTTTTCCAAATATGAACTGCTGCGGGTATTGGATCTGGAAGAATGTGGTAACCACTTGGAGGACAAGCACCTTAGGGAGATATGCAACAACCTGTTGCTGCTTAGGTACCTAAGCCTCGGGGCCGCTCTTACAGTTACAGTGCTCCCCAAAGAGATAAAAAAGCTTCAACTTTTGGAGACGCTGGATGTGAGAAGAACCAGGATAGAGATTCTGCCCACACAAGTCATGGAGCTGCCATGCCTGATTCACCTATTTGGAAAGTTCAAACTCCAACAAGGTGTAGGTGGCCGGAAAATGCTTAAGCTACAAACTTGGTGCTCAGAGAATAGCAAATTGGAAACAGTGGCAGGATTTGTTGTGGACAACAACAAGAGCCAAGGATTTGCACAGCTCATGGAGCATATGAAGCACTTGACAAAGGTGAAAATATGGTGCCAGCAGTCCACTAATAATAGTATGGATCCCAtttccagcggcagcagcagcagcagcaagtacACTCATCTCTCAGAAGCCATCAAGGGGTTCATCAAAAGAAGCACCGATAAAAAAGCTCATTCACTGTCACTGAGTTTCAATGACAGATGGTGCCAAGACTTGCTCGTGAACTTATCCCTAGAAAAAGAACAAGCCTCCTCCTGCTATCTTAGCTCGCTCAAGGTACAAGGGGGCAACATATGCAGCCTGCCTCCATTTGTTACCATGCTAGGTGGTCTCACTAGCCTGTGCCTTTCATCCCCTCATCATCAGCTGAGTGGGGATATTCTTGCTGCCCTGAGCAGAGTGCGCTGCTTGGCGTACCTAAGGCTGATTGCATCCCAACTGGGCAAACTTGTCATTGTAAGAGGTGCACTTGGAAGCCTGCGGCGACTATGCATCGTGGTTGAAGTCATGACTGAACTGGAAGTCCAAGAGGGAGCTCTGCCGCTCCTCGAGTCGCTCCAGCTGCTATGTAAGGATCTAAATGGCTTTTGCAGCATCATGATCCAGTCCCTGGGACGTATTAAGGAGGTCACCCTCCATGATGGAGTCAATGATGAAACAAGACAGAAGTGGAAGGAAGCAGCAAAAAACCACCCCAGACGCCCGAAGCTCTTGTTTGTTAAGACAGCAGAAGATGTTGATATGGGAAGTGAACCTGCAGACAATTCTGAGAGCCCTACGGTGCCAACCAATGATACGACATTACCAGTGACAGCGCCCCACGATGCCATTTCTACTGGACAGTCTG TACAAGTTGATGGTGATGATCTGCAACAGGATGATGATGAGAAAGAAGATACAGATAAAATTGATATGCTAGTGGATTTTGTTAGCAAAACTTGTCTGGGCACTATGATGAACAAGGAAAGTTTTGAACAGGGGATGGAAGGAATGGTGGTGGGTGAGAATAGAAGAAAGAGGGCTAGGACTGTTGGTGAAGGCAACTCAATGGACAAGGTTTTTGATAGGGTGAAGCGCAAGAACCCGGAGGACATCCCAG TTGGGCTCTGA